TTGAGTGACATTAAGTATAAGTTAACGAATAGATATGGAAATTGGACTGCGGTAACTGCAATATAATATTACGTTTCTTAAGAAACACTTTCGAAGAAAGTTTGctacaaaaaaatctaaaatcagAAATGGggagttttttgtttacgggaaatttttactactaaaaaatatatttccttttaccagatacatacatatatagaaactATTGAGCGATTATTTACGTATGGATTTGCTAAATTAAGCTTGcttatgtttttctttaatattttattctttagATCACAACTCTATGTAACTATTCATCGAATTCACAtatcattattaaaattttttgtctttGCTCTCATTTCTGCCTACCGCTAAACCACTTCACTCATAATCGTAGACAATGTCAATGTagcgtgttttgttgttgttgccgcgcCGTTGATTTTGACGTCGCTGTGTATTGTGATTGCCACTTTGATAGCGGCGTCTATTTTCTTTCTGTTCTTTTTGTTGGTTTTGCAAACGTCTACGTTGTTGCTGACTCCTAGTACGGTTATTTTGTCGACGACGATGCTGTTGTGGTCGTTGACGTTTGGTCTGCTGGCGACGACGATTGCCACCACCCTCACGCACAGCATTTGGACGCTGACGATTGTCATTACGTTTGCGTTGACCGCTGGTTTTCTTGTTGCCGCGTCGACGCTTTTTCACCACCGGCACTTCGTTAAAGTCAGCAAAGTCATCATCGTCGTCATTAGGCTTGGTATTGGGTTTAGCAATGTCGCTGGTGTCGGTGTTCGAGTTTGTATCATCAGCATTGCTGCTGTTACTGGTGTTTTCTGCGGCTACTTGCTGTACCGCAGCCGTTGATTGCTGCGACTCGGCCGGTTGCTCTTCCTTATTGTCCGCCGCCGAATTTATCACTTTATGACGCACTCCACTGACGTGCACGTTGGTCACCTCTTCGCAGGCCACATCACTGTAAATGACCACTGCGCCATAATTACAGACAAACGGAGCACTATCAGTGTCTGAATTCTGACGACCCTCGATACGACCGATGCCATTCTTGTCGACTACTTCGTATATGGTACCGTTCTTCGTAATGAAGCCGGTCACTTGCAATGGCGTCGCTTCCACTATGGCTGGCACGGCAACTGTGGGCGGTGTTTGTAGTGGCTTAGGCTCGGTGACACTTTCAACTGCAACTTGCTGCTTTGCTGTTGTTCGGGCGATTTGTGGTGGTGCGTTGATAATAATGGTAGGGGATTTAGCAGATGCCTCAGTAGGCGCTGCAGTCGGTTGCACCTCAGCGATGGGTGGCCGTGGCGAGGATGTGTATAATGGCGCTGTTGTAGTTTTAAGCTTGTGCGCAGCGTCCGGTGTGCCGGCAGAACGTGCGACAATAATGACGCTCTTCTCAGCTAAAAGcgattttttctgaatttaataaacaaacatttaaatatatatttcctaTTACCTGTGACTGATGTTAGCTTAAGGCTGATGCCGAGCACCAGGCAAATCAACAAATAACCGCGACGCATATTCTTGTCTGCTAGAAAAAACTTTTGGTATTAAACGTTACACTGCTCGAGAATGACTAAACGGTTGCGCGGGTTCTGCGGTCCCTCTTATAAACTTCGCTTGCCCAAACCAACAGGCCCTCTTCacttcaataaacaaaaaacaagcaaaataaTTGGTCAAAGCCGGAGGTGTTTAGCGGCAAATAAAGTAAAGCAAAGCTGTTCAAATATCATTTTtactacaaacaaacacacatacaggtGTCTAGCTTACATACTGAATTACAGATCTCGCATAAATTAGTTgccagaaatatatttataacgaCATTCCACTTTACTAGAATAGTAAGCGGTAGAGAATAAAATAAAcgtggacaaaaaaaaaaaagttttctgagAAGATtctgcaaaatatatatttgtatcgaagaaattttaatacataCGTTGGCGAATTTTTCACATTATAAAACATAATCAAAATCCCATTGACCTAAATACATTTCTTACCTAGTCGATTTCTGTGGCTTTTCTAAGCATTTGGTGGTAATTTCTTCTTTGTTTCGCTTTTACCACACTACAGGTATTCTTGGTCgccaattttcagttttttgctttcaatagtacagcaacaacaataaccgcTCAACGTTTCTGCCCACAAATGCTAAGAAGCATTATTAATCGTTTTGTCTAAAGAGGTCAACGATCGTTCGCTTACGCTCGCACTATTACAagcgaagaagaagaagcgtgATTTAATATGTAAATCGGTGTTCAGATACTttcagtacatatgtatgtatgtgagtgtgtatcACAAATAAACAACCATAAAGGCACGAACGAAGCCGAGGAATGTAAAATCAGCAGTAAACAAAAAAgtgataatatacatatatgtatgtatatgtgtccgATCACAGAATGTCAAACATATTTCTttgaattataattaatatttacataattctttgataaataattaataaggaAGGGTGtgctttcattttaaaatatgtatatcgaGGGTTAACAGCCGGAGCCTATACTTTGTCTTCTACTACCTCTATGAGTAAGGGGTTCAGtgtttcatatttatttgaaaatgaagccggccataatgttacaggcTATGAGCAGCATGCTTACTGACTTCTTCGTGactgaattggaggatgttgatgtagAGGACCTTTgattccaacaagacggtgcaTCAACGGCCAACGAAATAACCAATTTATTAacggaaacttttggtgagcgctTTATCTCGCGTCATGGGCCTGTGGTGTGGCTTCCAAGATCGACCGGTTTAAAACCGTTCTACTAGTTTTTGTGAggttatacaaatacaaaaatatattatcgcATGTTAACTACAATACAAAAGATCcaactcaaaaattttaaaaatcaactttttcaatatatatatatatatatgtatatatttttttactcacCTACCTATCcaagaaattttattgttatcactATCTTACTTAACTGGAAAATCACCGTTAGGTCTACTTTTGCGTTAATTGCGTGGTTTGCCTCGCTTATGCAGTATCAACTAAAGAGTACTATTTGTAGTTCTGTCACTTTTGCTGAAGTAAATCGTAAATTTTCTGCTGTATTCGCGAAATTGTGTCTCTTTATCTGAAAAAAAGTGAGTTTAATTgtctgttttatttaaaatgtgtcACTTTCCATGCAATAATTTTGATTATCACACTATTATTCGATGTCTTAACTAGAAAATCAATCATATTCGCGTAAGTATTTTTAAAGAAGATATTCCATATTTGGGTACGACGATTTgacttcaaaattttaataatgtttaCAGTAACTTTTTTTTGCTCCTCTTGAACATTTGTCATTTTTCGGTTTGTGAATCTTTTGCAATTAGTGTGCGATATTCTAATAATGAAAGAAtttgaaacatttaataaaaaactccACTATCAGAAGGAAAGATATtcgaaaaaatgttcaaaagtaaacaaaaatgaaaCAATGATTTTAAAATTGCAGCAATTGTGAATACCTCTCCTATGTAGATGATTAGAAGCTCATCATCAGCTGATATGTTataatacttaaaatatatcaaaaaattgaaaaaatatttcacaagttTGTCggaataaaaaacttttccactGAAATGTGTTTATAAAGTATAAGTACAGAAAATGGAAACTTAATAACTTCGATCAAAACTGTACTTTGTATAGTCGATGGTTATACAACTTCAtcctaatatattttaaattgaaaatgaatagATTTTGTCAGAAGCAGAAAAATATTCCGACAACGGTACCGATGTAATTGCAaactagtatatatatgtatatatggtacttATAATTATTAAAGGCATAGCTGCAATCTCCGTAGAATTTGTATAGTTCGATCTactactatagcttatagctgtcatctaaactgatcgatccaaaTCAAGCCTTTTATGCTATCAAAAATGCACATGTTCGTTATACGGTATTatagcagccgaagttaacgttttttctgttttttatatttacagtgTACATCTTTGAGCCATCGGACAAAAGAAGAACCGCTAAAGACTTCAGTGAactttcgaagaaattttagGAAGACATTTTCTCTGTTTGTACTATATGAGTATCATATATCATTTGTACTATATGAGTTTGGAAGAAAGGCCCTTATATTTTCGGTAATAGATTGTATATGGTAGTAAGTTGTTGCATGACCTACATGCGTACTTCGAAAATACTATATCTCTAATCTAACAGATCAGCACATATATGGACTTGGCTTCCAAACCTGATTTTAAAGAAATCCTAGCAAATAGTCATTTTGTCATGTTCACATTTGGATAAAGTATTGATGAACGAATTTATAAtacttttccaaaatatttgacttttattttcaaaaattgtattacaaaaaataatgagTATCAGAGCTCCCTTTAATATATGCAATAATGTCATATTACGCTAGCGCTCttgtacataaatttaaaacattaaaacccaaaaacttcaaatattCATAACGGCGACAAAAACTGATTATATGTTATGTATTGTATTTCCCAGGTAGTTTATGTGGAAAATATGTAAATGCTGAGTACACAACTATTTGTAGATATTGCTCGCATTACTCATTCAGCTGCAGTGTAGATTTCTATCACCTTTGCTTATGCAACGCGCACAAATtcacaaaaaagcaaaacacaaACGCCTGCACCGCTGCATAGAAATGCGGAAAAGGAAATATTCATAAAGCTTAATGGCAAATTGGAATTGCCAACTACATGCTGCCGTGCGAGCCGCCCAAACTGCTTTACAAGCGACCCAGCGTCAATCCTCCGACAGGCGCGTACCCCTTCCCCAAGTGGCAGTCTGCAATGGAGAGCAGAGAACTTGACTATAATGACACGAACGTGTAACTAAAGCTGCAGCATCAAcgctgtgtgtatatatgtatgtgtgtgcggtaACTAAAACACGAGTTGGGTTGTATGAGAAGTGCTGGAAAATTTAGCCGGAAACACGTTGCAACGTTTTGCTATCATCACAGCCAGACGTTGTTgtgcttgttattgttgtcgttgCACAATTTTTCGACACTGCACCACTACAATTTGACACTTTTACGGCAAGTGCACAGCTGTATGtgggtttgtgtgtgtgtgctcgcATTAGTTTGCATTTGTGTGCATAGCAAGTTGAATGCCTACTACATATACACATCTAGCTGCCATTATATTTGTGTAGGTActtgtatacacacatatttaagtTCTTATTTGTCAGCACTCACAGTCTTCTCGAGCAAATGAGCATTTCCATTGCCTGCCCTCACTCTGCGCCAGCTCATTGGCGCACTGATGCTACAGCACTTATCttggaaattttgaaaaatctgcAGTGTGTAAAACATGCACAATAAACTAAAAAGTCATACAAACACACTCATGCACATATCAACACTAGCAAGACGTAAGAGCTCAGCAAAGGCAAATTGCTGTTCGATTGTAATGATGGAGGAGATAGCTTTGTTATTATCACAGGTCGCAACAAATTGTTGCACGTTCCTCTGAaaatacacacactcatactAGCACCAAAATGAACATAAGATTGTGTAAGTTTTCTTATTTGCATACTTTCTGGCGCAAATTGTGTTTGCACACCCCCTGCTGCTCTTGCTTAGCATTATTTTGCTCTATATCCTTTGTCCGACTTGCATTCGTTTTGAATTCAGTTGTCGAGTTCAATGTCAATTTGGGCAGAGATGTCAGAAGTAATAATAACGGTGTTGATGTGTTCTTAGAACCTTTCAACAACTGTACAATAGCACGAAAAGCTTGTTTCAAATAGCACGCGACTCTAAAGGAATCGAATTCtaattaaagaattttaaatcTTTGTCATTACAATTGGAGTGTAGAGCGTATTCACATTCGCAATTACAGCTGAGAGACGACTATAGTAAACTCAagtaattactttaaaaataatacacgTTTAGAAAATCGTTcactaaaatttgtttgtaataaattaaatattaaaataaaatcgaaaatctGTATGAAAGTCGCAAATCTGTAGAGATTGCTCACCTAAAGGCTCGACTCAACCATATGTTAGGGAATATATAAGACATAAATGATGAGGTTATACTAAAAGAATTACCCATAACATCAACTTTTACACTCGACAATCGTTTGCTATGCGCACAATGATTGGATTACTTGGTGGAGAAACAAGAACTCGCTGTGAATTCAGAATAATCAGAAATATACTACTTTACGTGGAAGACCAAAATCCGACAGTTCCACCTTCCTCTTTAAGATATAAATCTATAAAGTTGGCCAGCCTTATATCGTTTCCTTAGCAGAGAAAAATTtggctttatatttattatttattatatatttttattatttatatttaaaggaCTGTCAACTCCGAGTAGAAATAGTATGCACTGGGGATGTAGTCATTATTAAAATCTCCCTTTGCTAATGTCCAGACCTCAAGCGATTAAGATGGAATATGTTTCACAGTTTCCACTTAACTAATATACAAGAAATTATAGTACTTGCAACTAATTTACATTGAATCAAGCAACTTGCTAAATGGTGTACGGTTCGAAATAGCTGTGGAGCACAATAAACCTAACGCTAACTTAAGGTAGGAatccttctttttttttaaccaaagaAGTTTATTCCCTAATCGGTTAATATGGTGGCCCATCAACGCCTTTGAGCAATAACCTCTTTTAGACGATCTCAGTGAATTTCAGTAAACCACTTTTATAGAACGGAAATTCATTTTGCAAGATGCTCATATTATAACCTTTATCaccaataaaaagtaaaattgaaaagcACTAAAACAGAAATTTGTGCCGCATTCGATTAGTTAAGATATCATCACTCGTGCATCATTTTtcatacacaacaacaatactctGTGCAAATTGCTAACGGCTTTAATTCTCGTAAAAATCTAATATAACGGTGTGTGCCTAAAAACATCAATGAAGACACAACTAACGGTTTCCCAAAATATCATGCTCAAATTCCCTTTGATGGATCTGGCATTAACAACCGGCAGTCAGTGATGACTTTGTAAAACTTGTGGgggatatatgtacacatgttatatgaaaatttcgtGTGTCGGAAAAAATGAGTCGTCGATCCAAGTTAAAATTGTATCTCAAAATTCGGTAATCCATACCATCCAAAAGATGCTGAAAACTTTagaaacacaaacaacaataaactgtATAGACACTGATATAGTAATTTCATTTCCTTAAGCTACTCTACACTCTACTAAGACCGAAAAAGCCCTAAAATCTTCAAATcgaaatatataatactttaagGTGCCTGTTAGTTTATATTAGCGCCAAGCATTTTCTGCTTGTGTAGCGAAAGTATTCGAGTGAAATTTCTAAGTACATACAGTATCGAATTGCATCGAGTATCTCCAACGACcgtatacaaatttatgttaTGCAAAATGAGTAAACTTCTTCATTTTAGATGCAGTGAATTTTCATAGATCATTTGCATTTGAATTCTGCATTTAGTACAGCGAAATTATTAATTGCCCCATACGCTCAACTTTCACATTGcgcatatacgagtattatgCAGCAATCATCTGCTCCTCGACGCACTCGCTGTCAGcaagaatttatatttaatttcgttgAATGCAAAACTTCCCACAACTAATAATTGAcctaattttttgcttttatttaaggcaacaacaacaacagctcggctataataaaatatttaagtcaAGAGAATTCGCTGCAATAACGGGGAAATTAGTGCAGGAGTTCGTGAATATTTTCAGCGACTTATTATCTGCATTACCAACAACCAGCACacatgtatagatatatatttatgtacatatatagtatacatagcATTTATGTGTGCAAATAATTGCAGGGGCCTGAACGTATTCAGATGTGCGCATGCATATGCATAGTGGTTTTATGCAGCTAATTAGGCGTCAAATTGTGATGCTTCACCTGCAGTTGATGTGATGCACACGGCCTGGTGCGGCGACATGGGTTTGTTTTCGGGAATAAAATGGCAGGTGACAGCCTTTATGAAGGATGCTTCATTGGCACTCTGCGGCTGGTGGCGGCACTTACACCACTAAGCTTATAGCGCTGTGAATGGCTTAGTGAAACTTTCATTATAAacttatacctatatactatatagatatatatatatatatataaatatgtgtgttcaATTAGGGTTTCGTGTATGTatggcgttgttgttgtggcagaCCTATTTTGCAGTTTGCCTACTTGTGCACATTTTTGTTCCATTTCTATTAAGTGACACTCTACACCGTGGAATCGCATGCATtgcttgagtgtgtgtgtgtgaaaactTGAGTGCGGTTGAGAAGCCGTCAACATGATGAGCCTGTaagcttaatttaatatttaaagtcTGTTTACTACAGAATTACTCTATGTTTTGGGAGAACTCGGGAAAGattagaatttattttatagctttTATGATTTGATAAATTTCTCTTGTACCAAATACAAGAATTTGCGCCAAAATTCTCTCCAGGATATCCGAAAAAAATTCAAGGCTGGTGAAATCATGGAAGCAAATGTGAGTTTTTAGTAACAGAAACCTTCTGGAACACTTTGAGAGGTTATATCTATAGAGCTGAGTCAGAGAATTGTTTGATGCAATCTCGAgaaaattgcttttattttagaTAGTATGTTTGTGGCAGTGTTTTTTAGCTCACAAACTTACAAAAAGTAGTGAATAGGTCAGTTTCGGGCTATTGATATAAAGTGCCATGACTAAGCCGCAAGTTAAAGACAAGTTACAGGGGATGACAGTAGCAAGATGCAGCTGTGGgctgaaaattaaagaaaatgggcgtggccccgtattctaagaggtttaatgtaaACATCTCCTAAGCACCCCTACTGTCATtgtaaaaactgaaacttgatGAGATCGGGTGATCATTCTATCTaactaaatcaataaataaatacgtcaaaAGCGTACACCTAGGATGATACAAGAGGACTTTATTAGAGCTTGAATCGAAATTGGGCGAtgtgcgtggcaccgcccacattttggtgaaaactcatatcacaggataaatttcagttttatatcttaatttagtgcttagttatcgCACTTTATATGTTATTAGTTCATAGCGTCTTGTGGGGGTGGCAATAGTCCGCTGACGCCCATGTATGAACtcgttcataatttttttttaccaaggaacacgtgtaccaagtttcattgggatatcttaatttttactcaagacggacagacggaccgACAGACAGACGTCCGTTTTGCTACTTAAATTGGTTTTTTGTTCACAAGTTATAAAAtgcataagaaaaaaaaattgtcttaaaactaatcaaacttcaaccattaatatcttttaaacggttaggttttcGAAAAAACCGTAAGCGACCATTTTATAGagcattaaatttcctacaTAATCTTTGAAACGAGATAGTATTTCAAGAAGTTGGAATGAATTGATCTGATAGTAATAAAGAAATAGAAAACTGGACCTTTCCGCTACAATTAAGACCTCATATTTGCACAGATTTAATGGAGGTGTCTTAACTCATCCTAAGGTACTTACGTAACTGAGCTGTGTTGCGAGTTTTctgttaaaaaaatgtggaaaacggttggcctcaagggccatccctgcaacttccctctaatttcatacgctaacaatcaaatttcgcttttttcactgcttttgaactcttcgaaatttttcgttttcgatatctcgcaagtaaatcaaccgattttgacccggtttgcggcaaacgatgtgtttcttcaaggtttagaacagattagtttttggtgtcgatcggtcaagtcgtttggaagaaattcgaaaaaaaacgatttttcaaaatttttatttttgagatttctcaaaatctactggtccgattgggtccaaactcacacgaaattcaagtgcaatgaaaccctttggaatgccgtttagtttattcaaatcggttgagccgtttaaaagttataagagggtcacatacatccacacacacacacatacatccacacatacatacagacatacggacatcatcgtagaaatgttcggggaagcttcctcgaccctcgaaacgtcgagatctgttgagaactcgatttttgcaaaatggggtgaaaccaatatcttcccgatttttagaaaattttcaattttcttagcgggaagttaaaaattaagGATTAAGAATAAGTTTCAATGTTCAATTAGATGAAAGATAAATCATTTGTTCTCGTAATCGTATTAAATAACCTTCCATCTTAGCAGATTTCTTTTCGCAATAAAAAAGAAGTTTAAGGAGCTACAAgaaagaaaattagaaaataattcgaGAAAGAAAACTtaggaatatttaaaataataatataatatttcaataaaatcgtagaagcaaatatatttaaaacaccgAAGTATGATTTAATGTTGAAAATGAAAACGTATG
The sequence above is drawn from the Bactrocera oleae isolate idBacOlea1 chromosome 5, idBacOlea1, whole genome shotgun sequence genome and encodes:
- the LOC106615740 gene encoding uncharacterized protein, with the translated sequence MRRGYLLICLVLGISLKLTSVTAEKSVIIVARSAGTPDAAHKLKTTTAPLYTSSPRPPIAEVQPTAAPTEASAKSPTIIINAPPQIARTTAKQQVAVESVTEPKPLQTPPTVAVPAIVEATPLQVTGFITKNGTIYEVVDKNGIGRIEGRQNSDTDSAPFVCNYGAVVIYSDVACEEVTNVHVSGVRHKVINSAADNKEEQPAESQQSTAAVQQVAAENTSNSSNADDTNSNTDTSDIAKPNTKPNDDDDDFADFNEVPVVKKRRRGNKKTSGQRKRNDNRQRPNAVREGGGNRRRQQTKRQRPQQHRRRQNNRTRSQQQRRRLQNQQKEQKENRRRYQSGNHNTQRRQNQRRGNNNKTRYIDIVYDYE